Proteins from a single region of Theobroma cacao cultivar B97-61/B2 chromosome 10, Criollo_cocoa_genome_V2, whole genome shotgun sequence:
- the LOC18586768 gene encoding trihelix transcription factor PTL — protein MEMGDQYGLPDLRRFLARGTHFPDTPQPSEPCFTHTHRNMAPLAPYHEAFMVSNGMAVPSSLIRFGHDHFAGASATTTAIAASASSAAASGPCAALFGVEMESSGIGWSLGNIEGGNSRWPRQETLTLLDIRSRLDSKFKEANQKGPLWDEVSRIMAEEHGYQRSGKKCREKFENLYKYYKKTKEGKAGRQDGKNYRFFRQLEALYGETSNQSSLLETNLAQRTLLCQTPNNTMNQENQEFLQEQKLSESLTFSNASEFETSSSENNDDDLSAIAFMMKQSMVEKQKSINESGSSSRVKKGWKTKVKDFVESQMKKLIDSQDMWMERMLKAIDDKERERVSKEEEWRRQEAARFDKEHEFWAKERSWVEARDAALLDVLKKFTAGKGLEVSSSAEAPVITETHSHNKNQQDAINTNRWTEHEVSSLIQLRKSFESRFQDAGYSKESLWEEIEAKMVGLGYERDAVECKEKWDNMQMYFNMTTECYKKRKEDFRSSNYFQLLDSCDGQENNTNTVKQRDSPSNSYVGTHQQLHDTNSFQIAVHQGDQRLWDRYGLKLGKGKNQQI, from the exons ATGGAAATGGGCGATCAGTACGGCCTGCCTGATCTCCGGCGATTTCTAGCCAGGGGGACTCATTTTCCGGACACCCCACAACCCTCTGAACCCTGCTTTACTCACACTCATAGAAACATGGCTCCATTAGCTCCATACCATGAAGCCTTCATGGTGAGCAATGGGATGGCAGTGCCTAGCAGCTTGATTAGGTTTGGCCATGATCATTTCGCAGGTGCTTCTGCCACCACTACTGCTATTGCTGCTTCAGCTTCTTCGGCTGCTGCTTCCGGTCCTTGCGCAGCACTGTTTGGAGTTGAGATGGAGAGCAGTGGGATTGGATGGAGTCTGGGAAATATTGAAGGTGGAAACAGCCGGTGGCCCAGGCAAGAGACTCTCACTCTGCTTGACATCAGATCTAGACTTGATTCCAAGTTCAAAGAGGCTAATCAGAAAGGACCCTTGTGGGATGAAGTCTCTAG AATCATGGCCGAGGAACATGGGTACCAGAGAAGTGGGAAGAAATGTAGAGAGAAGTTTGAGAACCTGTACAAATACTACAAGAAAACTAAGGAAGGTAAAGCTGGAAGACAAGACGGAAAGAATTACAGATTCTTCCGCCAACTTGAAGCCCTTTATGGAGAAACAAGCAATCAGAGTTCACTCTTGGAAACCAACCTTGCCCAAAGGACTCTTCTTTGCCAAACTCCAAACAACACAATGAACcaagaaaatcaagaattCTTGCAAGAGCAGAAGCTGAGTGAGAGCCTTACTTTCTCCAACGCTTCTGAATTTGAGACTTCATCGTCGGAAAACAATGATGACGACCTTTCAGCCATTGCTTTTATGATGAAACAGTCCATGGTGGAAAAGCAGAAGAGTATCAATGAGAGTGGAAGCAGTTCAAGGGTTAAGAAGGGCTGGAAAACAAAGGTTAAGGATTTTGTGGAGTCACAGATGAAGAAGTTAATTGATTCACAAGATATGTGGATGGAGAGAATGTTGAAGGCCATTGATGATAAAGAGCGAGAGAGAGTGTCGAAAGAGGAAGAATGGAGGAGACAAGAGGCTGCTCGGTTTGACAAGGAACACGAATTCTGGGCCAAGGAGAGATCTTGGGTTGAAGCACGCGATGCTGCACTACTGGATGTTTTGAAGAAGTTTACAGCTGGGAAAGGACTAGAAGTTTCATCCTCAGCTGAAGCGCCTGTGATTACTGAAACGCATAGCCACAACAAAAACCAGCAGGATGCGATTAACACAAACAGATGGACTGAACATGAAGTCTCAAGCTTGATACAGCTTCGAAAAAGCTTCGAGTCAAGATTCCAGGATGCTGGGTATTCGAAGGAAAGCCTGTGGGAAGAAATAGAAGCAAAAATGGTGGGTTTGGGGTATGAACGTGACGCAGTTGAGTGTAAAGAGAAGTGGGACAATATGCAGATGTACTTCAACATGACAACAGAGTGTTACAAGAAGCGCAAAGAGGATTTCAGGAGCAGTAATTATTTTCAGCTGCTTGACTCCTGTGATGGTCAAGAAAACAATACTAATACTGTCAAACAAAGGGATTCACCTTCAAATTCTTATGTGGGCACTCATCAACAGCTCCATGACACTAATTCCTTTCAAATTGCTGTACACCAAGGAGATCAGCGCTTATGGGACAGGTATGGATTGAAGCTGGGTAAGGGAAAGAATCAGCAAATTTAG